A single region of the Drosophila miranda strain MSH22 chromosome 2, D.miranda_PacBio2.1, whole genome shotgun sequence genome encodes:
- the LOC108155025 gene encoding endoplasmic reticulum mannosyl-oligosaccharide 1,2-alpha-mannosidase: MKENGHITLTLSSGAVASSDERGRKSLRRAWNQLPRCQRNLIILGVTAFCVTVLLCLTGDQLIAASIKDVEEKAIASSYQLRREIPLQNPHHHPDKDKDLIAAAATPSELDRRLPNPNLEPANDKFDGNVAYGEANSAENVVRVPDTPAVALPALLDKTADNDGSIDILNNVEEPIERLPIEQLDEREQLNEAIRSPLHLGGISIKRHLKKIQPLLAKGQHFHGATNERQSAVVAAFKHSWAGYQKYAWGHDNLKPVSQFSHEWFGLGLTIVDALDTMYIMGLDEEFKEARDWVDLSLRFSTKRDVNLFEVTIRVLGGLLSAYHLSGDTMFLSKSAELGNRLLPAFLSPSGIPYSDVNLGDLSAHSPKWSPDSSTSEVTTIQLEFRDLSRSTNISIYENVVNKVNEKVHELDKTDGLVPIFINANTGTFRNYATISLGARGDSYYEYLLKQWIQTGRNDNDNLILDYMQAIDGVLTKLMRRTPREHWVYIGELINGKDFKPKMDHLTCYLPGTLILGHQNGMPDSHLILARDLLDTCYQTYMQHPTHLAAEISYFALTDKEEHDIYVKPNDAHNLLRPEFIESLYYFYAITGNRTYQDMGWTIFQAFETHAKVNAGYTSLGNVRNTQNTRMRDLMESFWLSETLKYFYLLFSDNRKEIDLDQWVFNSEGHPLPVYPPKT; the protein is encoded by the exons ATGAAAGAGAACGGACACATCACCCTTACGCTCTCGTCAGGGGCGGTAGCCAGCTCGGATGAGCGGGGCCGAAAGAGTCTGCGGCGG GCTTGGAATCAGCTGCCGCGTTGTCAACGCAATCTCATTATACTCGGCGTAACGGCCTTTTGCGTAACGGTCTTGCTCTGTTTAACCGGCGACCAATTGATTGCCGCGAGCATCAAGGATGTCGAGGAGAAGGCCATAGCTTCCTCCTATCAGCTGCGACGCGAGATCCCACTGCAGAATCCCCACCACCATCCTGACAAGGATAAGGATCtgatcgctgctgctgccacaccGTCCGAATTAGATAGGCGCCTGCCCAACCCAAACTTAGAACCCGCTAATGATAAG TTTGATGGAAATGTTGCCTATGGGGAAGCGAACTCGGCTGAGAATGTGGTTCGAGTGCCAGATACACCAGCTGTGGCACTGCCGGCGCTGCTGGACAAGACAGCGGACAACGACGGCAGCATCGATATACTGAACAATGTGGAGGAGCCCATCGAGCGTCTCCCCATTGAGCAGCTGGACGAACGCGAACAGCTCAACGAAGCCATACGGAGTCccttacacttgggcggcatCAGCATTAAGCGGCACCTGAAGAAGATTCAGCCGCTCTTGGCCAAGGGGCAGCACTTCCATGGCGCCACAAATGAGCGACAATCCGCGGTAGTGGCTGCCTTCAAGCACTCCTGGGCCGGCTACCAGAAGTACGCCTGGGGTCACGACAACCTGAAGCCCGTCTCGCAGTTCTCCCACGAATGGTTCGGCCTGGGCCTGACTATTGTCGACGCTCTGGACACCATGTACATAATGGGGCTCGATGAGG AGTTCAAGGAGGCTCGTGACTGGGTGGATCTTTCCCTGCGCTTCAGCACGAAGCGCGATGTGAATCTCTTTGAGGTGACAATACGTGTGCTGGGCGGTCTGCTGTCTGCATACCATTTGAGCGGCGACACGATGTTCCTCAGCAAGTCGGCGGAATTGGGCAATCGCCTGCTGCCGGCCTTCCTCTCGCCCTCGGGCATTCCCTATTCGGATGTGAATCTCGGCGACCTGTCCGCCCACTCGCCGAAATGGTCGCCGGACAGCTCCACCAGCGAGGTAACCACCATCCAGCTGGAGTTCCGTGACCTGAGTAGGTCCACGAATATTTCCATTTATGAGAAC GTCGTAAATAAGGTAAATGAGAAGGTCCACGAGCTTGACAAGACCGATGGACTGGTGCCCATATTCATCAACGCCAACACGGGCACCTTCCGCAACTATGCCACCATTTCGCTGGGAGCCCGTGGCGACTCCTACTACGAGTATCTGCTCAAGCAGTGGATTCAGACAGGCCGCAATGATAACGACAA TCTCATTCTGGATTATATGCAGGCCATTGATGGGGTGCTCACGAAGCTGATGCGCCGCACCCCACGTGAGCACTGGGTGTACATTGGGGAGCTGATCAACGGCAAGGACTTCAAGCCCAAAATGGACCATCTGACGTGCTACTTGCCGGGCACCTTGATCCTGGGCCACCAGAACGGCATGCCCGACTCTCACCTGATACTCGCCAGAGATTTGCTGGACACATGCTATCAGACGTACATGCAGCACCCCACCCATTTGGCGGCCGAGATATCGTACTTTGCACTGACGGACAAGGAGGAGCACGACATTTATGTGAAGCCAAACGACGCGCATAATTTGCTGAGGCCCGAGTTCATCGAGAGTCTGTATTACTTCTACGCGATCACTGGCAATCGCACATATCAGGACATGGGCTGGACCATCTTCCAGGCGTTCGAGACCCACGCCAAAGTGAATGCGGGCTACACGTCGCTGGGGAACGTTCGGAATACGCAGAACACGCGCATGCGGGATCTGATGGAGAGCTTCTGGCTGAGCGAAACCCTCAAGTACTTCTATCTGCTGTTCAGCGA
- the LOC108155733 gene encoding uncharacterized protein LOC108155733 isoform X1 — translation MNIHVLLALVFFLTPGGCPMYSIDLSTLEVPNDFQDELTLQSMLNSELEQSRNDLNGNQASPWQRSVPDDPPGRHRGKRPRVAPREELLPEVSHRSANNKAKELFLGTNLFGSSTRKCFSAEEIALIAARRDFESLLPKSFPSSLLCDSVIHMLMKYFHTVNRIIKSKAKDEARMVLQRAYYDALGGYLRYYLVPVAQISFYAGRLKLNTTERLVSLYQQCRIVLNTNGNGWRTPMVDVFSQLKSVRIRPVRLPAAPKEGDDDALSCALLEQSSGCKEAQNDQMIVPLPRLEAVDGNGHLTLIYLPLKQRRIYNLRCPQSAFVLVKFFQTVTQCYRFQGMCQRTYNRKLRNWIRESLQLHYRDEVFYPGLGGVLQVYEMLKIEDQSKAKQPVGEGEGEEEQCFRGYQQTTDDVTDTGRVAVAGAGDGTGDNCLKQSRSANTKKQEEDKAEKHYNKDGEECRECDDDPSAAFVAWLALFLVMFLLFLLLLIYCCMKKSRKPQITPRPNRRRVPAEQEPKSTKIAIDSNPSMPRRMAIHGSYYSSPIEISQSEKSPQGNDNDFRRFLDESHTSTSSLACQFNRKCLPVKFSRSSPDQYYPKKKRQPTTKLFKQKVTQAFHPLDTDDSELQSDAATPGPSPRRKPPSPAGKEEALDQGRYTMPTLESYRTNTTETERTDRAPEKQKVARRCDKERCEGFKQTEKHEKEPEKQKPSKRCREDRCEKEPKETKRKEKPPEKSKRKEKKLETDTGQDERRKPSKKSDPKAEPTETRLSGGGCNVRGPPKDSPGWETIFEDSSIVEGGSI, via the exons ATGAACATTCATGTGCTGCTCGCGTTGGTGTTTTTCCTGACGCCGGGAGGTTGTCCCATGTACAGCATCGACCTCTCCACGCTGGAGGTGCCAAATGACTTCCAGGACGAGCTCACGCTCCAGTCCATGCTCAATTCGGAGCTGGAGCAGTCGCGGAACGACCTGAACGGCAACCAAGCGTCGCCGTGGCAGAGATCCGTCCCGGATGACCCTCCAGGCAGGCACAGGGGCAAAAGACCCCGAGTGGCACCCAGGGAGGAACTCCTGCCAGAGGTATCCCACAGGTCCGCCAACAACAAAGCGAAAGAGCTCTTCCTCGGCACCAATCTGTTCGGCAGCAGCACGAGGAAGTGCTTCTCCGCGGAGGAGATCGCGCTGATAGCCGCCCGCAGGGACTTTGAGTCGCTGCTGCCCAAGTCCTTCCCCAGCAGCctgctctgcgacagcgtcaTCCATATGCTGATGAAGTACTTCCACACGGTCAACCGGATCATCAAGAGCAAGGCCAAGGACGAGGCGAGGATGGTGCTGCAGCGGGCCTACTACGATGCGCTGGGGGGATACCTGCGCTACTACCTGGTGCCGGTGGCCCAGATCTCCTTCTACGCCGGCCGCCTCAAGCTGAACACGACGGAGCGGCTGGTGAGCCTCTACCAGCAGTGCCGGATCGTGCTGAACACCAACGGCAATGGCTGGCGGACGCCCATGGTGGACGTTTTCAGCCAGCTGAAGAGCGTTCGAATCAGACCCGTGAGGCTGCCCGCTGCCCCGAAGGAGGGGGACGATGACGCGCTCAGCTGTGCGCTGCTCGAGCAGAGCTCCGGCTGCAAGGAGGCGCAGAACGACCAGATGATCGTCCCGCTGCCCCGCCTTGAGGCCGTCGACGGGAACGGGCACCTCACCCTTATCTACCTGCCGCTGAAGCAGCGACGCATCTACAACCTGCGCTGCCCCCAGTCGGCCTTCGTGCTGGTGAAGTTCTTCCAGACGGTGACCCAGTGCTACCGCTTCCAGGGCATGTGCCAGAGGACGTACAACAGGAAGCTGCGCAACTGGATCCGCGAGAGCCTGCAGCTGCACTACAGAGACGAGGTCTTCTATCCCGGACTGGGCGGCGTCCTGCAGGTCTACGAGATGCTCAAGATCGAAGACCAGAGCAAAGCGAAGCAGCCTGTaggcgagggcgagggcgaggagGAGCAGTGTTTCAGAGGCTATCAGCAAACAACGGATGATGTCACGGACACCGGAAGAGTGGCAGTCGCAGGAGCTGGGGATGGGACAGGAGACAACTGCCTCAAGCAGAGTCGTTCCGCGAACACCAAAAAGCAGGAGGAAGATAAAGCGGAGAAACACTACAACAAGGATGGAGAGGAGTGCCGGGAGTGCGATGATGATCCCTCAGCCGCATTCGTGGCATGGTTGGCTCTGTTTCTGGTCATGTTCTTGCTATTCCTTTTGCTGCTCATTTACTGCTGCATGAAGAAGAGTCGCAAGCCGCAGATCACCCCGAGGCCCAACCGTAGGAGAGTGCCGGCAGAGCAAGAGCCGAAAAGTACGAAAATAGCCATCGACTCGAACCCCTCGATGCCCCGGAGAATGGCCATCCACGGATCCTACTACTCGTCGCCCATTGAGATCAGTCAATCGGAAAAGTCCCCCCAAGGCAATGACAATG ACTTCCGAAGGTTCCTCGATGAGTCACACACCTCCACCTCCTCGCTGGCCTGCCAATTCAACAGAAAGTGCCTGCCCGTGAAGTTCTCCCGCAGCTCCCCGGACCAGTACTACCCCAAGAAGAAGCGCCAGCCCACCACCAAGTTGTTCAAGCAAAAGGTCACTCAAGCGTTCCATCCCCTAGACACTGACGACTCCGAGCTGCAATCGGATGCAGCTACCCCAGGTCCCTCGCCCAGAAGAAAACCTCCTTCGCCTGCCGGCAAGGAGGAGGCACTGGATCAGGGAAGATACACAATGCCCACACTGGAGTCGTATCGAACCAATACCACAGAAACTGAGCGCACGGACAGGGCCCCGGAGAAGCAGAAGGTGGCCAGGCGGTGTGACAAGGAGCGATGTGAGGGCTTCAAGCAGACCGAAAAACATGAGAAGGAACCCGAGAAGCAAAAGCCGTCCAAGCGGTGTAGGGAAGACCGGTGTGAGAAGGAGCCAAAGGAGACCAAACGAAAGGAGAAACCTCCGGAGaagagcaaaagaaaagaaaaaaagttGG AGACCGACACGGGCCAGGATGAGCGACGAAAGCCCAGCAAGAAGTCCGATCCGAAAGCAGAGCCCACGGAGACACGGCTATCAGGAGGAGGCTGTAATGTGAGGGGT CCACCGAAGGACTCGCCAGGATGGGAGACGATTTTTGAGGATTCAAGCATCGTAGAAGGAGGTTCCATCTGA
- the LOC108155733 gene encoding uncharacterized protein LOC108155733 isoform X2 produces MNIHVLLALVFFLTPGGCPMYSIDLSTLEVPNDFQDELTLQSMLNSELEQSRNDLNGNQASPWQRSVPDDPPGRHRGKRPRVAPREELLPEVSHRSANNKAKELFLGTNLFGSSTRKCFSAEEIALIAARRDFESLLPKSFPSSLLCDSVIHMLMKYFHTVNRIIKSKAKDEARMVLQRAYYDALGGYLRYYLVPVAQISFYAGRLKLNTTERLVSLYQQCRIVLNTNGNGWRTPMVDVFSQLKSVRIRPVRLPAAPKEGDDDALSCALLEQSSGCKEAQNDQMIVPLPRLEAVDGNGHLTLIYLPLKQRRIYNLRCPQSAFVLVKFFQTVTQCYRFQGMCQRTYNRKLRNWIRESLQLHYRDEVFYPGLGGVLQVYEMLKIEDQSKAKQPVGEGEGEEEQCFRGYQQTTDDVTDTGRVAVAGAGDGTGDNCLKQSRSANTKKQEEDKAEKHYNKDGEECRECDDDPSAAFVAWLALFLVMFLLFLLLLIYCCMKKSRKPQITPRPNRRRVPAEQEPKSTKIAIDSNPSMPRRMAIHGSYYSSPIEISQSEKSPQGNDNDFRRFLDESHTSTSSLACQFNRKCLPVKFSRSSPDQYYPKKKRQPTTKLFKQKVTQAFHPLDTDDSELQSDAATPGPSPRRKPPSPAGKEEALDQGRYTMPTLESYRTNTTETERTDRAPEKQKVARRCDKERCEGFKQTEKHEKEPEKQKPSKRCREDRCEKEPKETKRKEKPPEKSKRKEKKDRHGPG; encoded by the exons ATGAACATTCATGTGCTGCTCGCGTTGGTGTTTTTCCTGACGCCGGGAGGTTGTCCCATGTACAGCATCGACCTCTCCACGCTGGAGGTGCCAAATGACTTCCAGGACGAGCTCACGCTCCAGTCCATGCTCAATTCGGAGCTGGAGCAGTCGCGGAACGACCTGAACGGCAACCAAGCGTCGCCGTGGCAGAGATCCGTCCCGGATGACCCTCCAGGCAGGCACAGGGGCAAAAGACCCCGAGTGGCACCCAGGGAGGAACTCCTGCCAGAGGTATCCCACAGGTCCGCCAACAACAAAGCGAAAGAGCTCTTCCTCGGCACCAATCTGTTCGGCAGCAGCACGAGGAAGTGCTTCTCCGCGGAGGAGATCGCGCTGATAGCCGCCCGCAGGGACTTTGAGTCGCTGCTGCCCAAGTCCTTCCCCAGCAGCctgctctgcgacagcgtcaTCCATATGCTGATGAAGTACTTCCACACGGTCAACCGGATCATCAAGAGCAAGGCCAAGGACGAGGCGAGGATGGTGCTGCAGCGGGCCTACTACGATGCGCTGGGGGGATACCTGCGCTACTACCTGGTGCCGGTGGCCCAGATCTCCTTCTACGCCGGCCGCCTCAAGCTGAACACGACGGAGCGGCTGGTGAGCCTCTACCAGCAGTGCCGGATCGTGCTGAACACCAACGGCAATGGCTGGCGGACGCCCATGGTGGACGTTTTCAGCCAGCTGAAGAGCGTTCGAATCAGACCCGTGAGGCTGCCCGCTGCCCCGAAGGAGGGGGACGATGACGCGCTCAGCTGTGCGCTGCTCGAGCAGAGCTCCGGCTGCAAGGAGGCGCAGAACGACCAGATGATCGTCCCGCTGCCCCGCCTTGAGGCCGTCGACGGGAACGGGCACCTCACCCTTATCTACCTGCCGCTGAAGCAGCGACGCATCTACAACCTGCGCTGCCCCCAGTCGGCCTTCGTGCTGGTGAAGTTCTTCCAGACGGTGACCCAGTGCTACCGCTTCCAGGGCATGTGCCAGAGGACGTACAACAGGAAGCTGCGCAACTGGATCCGCGAGAGCCTGCAGCTGCACTACAGAGACGAGGTCTTCTATCCCGGACTGGGCGGCGTCCTGCAGGTCTACGAGATGCTCAAGATCGAAGACCAGAGCAAAGCGAAGCAGCCTGTaggcgagggcgagggcgaggagGAGCAGTGTTTCAGAGGCTATCAGCAAACAACGGATGATGTCACGGACACCGGAAGAGTGGCAGTCGCAGGAGCTGGGGATGGGACAGGAGACAACTGCCTCAAGCAGAGTCGTTCCGCGAACACCAAAAAGCAGGAGGAAGATAAAGCGGAGAAACACTACAACAAGGATGGAGAGGAGTGCCGGGAGTGCGATGATGATCCCTCAGCCGCATTCGTGGCATGGTTGGCTCTGTTTCTGGTCATGTTCTTGCTATTCCTTTTGCTGCTCATTTACTGCTGCATGAAGAAGAGTCGCAAGCCGCAGATCACCCCGAGGCCCAACCGTAGGAGAGTGCCGGCAGAGCAAGAGCCGAAAAGTACGAAAATAGCCATCGACTCGAACCCCTCGATGCCCCGGAGAATGGCCATCCACGGATCCTACTACTCGTCGCCCATTGAGATCAGTCAATCGGAAAAGTCCCCCCAAGGCAATGACAATG ACTTCCGAAGGTTCCTCGATGAGTCACACACCTCCACCTCCTCGCTGGCCTGCCAATTCAACAGAAAGTGCCTGCCCGTGAAGTTCTCCCGCAGCTCCCCGGACCAGTACTACCCCAAGAAGAAGCGCCAGCCCACCACCAAGTTGTTCAAGCAAAAGGTCACTCAAGCGTTCCATCCCCTAGACACTGACGACTCCGAGCTGCAATCGGATGCAGCTACCCCAGGTCCCTCGCCCAGAAGAAAACCTCCTTCGCCTGCCGGCAAGGAGGAGGCACTGGATCAGGGAAGATACACAATGCCCACACTGGAGTCGTATCGAACCAATACCACAGAAACTGAGCGCACGGACAGGGCCCCGGAGAAGCAGAAGGTGGCCAGGCGGTGTGACAAGGAGCGATGTGAGGGCTTCAAGCAGACCGAAAAACATGAGAAGGAACCCGAGAAGCAAAAGCCGTCCAAGCGGTGTAGGGAAGACCGGTGTGAGAAGGAGCCAAAGGAGACCAAACGAAAGGAGAAACCTCCGGAGaagagcaaaagaaaagaaaaaaa AGACCGACACGGGCCAGGATGA